Sequence from the Drosophila subpulchrella strain 33 F10 #4 breed RU33 chromosome 3R, RU_Dsub_v1.1 Primary Assembly, whole genome shotgun sequence genome:
AAgcaaactaattcaaaaatcaGAGCTGGTCAGCGGATCGCAAATACAATTGCGAAatatgaatataaaatattctcGTTCATTGTTCTCGCTTCGCTTCGGTGTAAGATGTGACGTCATGATAATTagaaaacacaaaacaaaaactataCATTAGCAAACAATTGGAGATTCATAAAATCACGTAAATCTCACACGCTAAGCTACCAATTATTCATTAAGATATTTTTCACTCAAATGAATATTTGTCACTCAAATGAAATGTTTTCGGCTAAATTCAATTGACGCATATTTGTAGCCAAAAACACATTTATTTGCACTTGAGTCTACGCAAATATCTCCCAATTGCATTTATTATGTGTCTAACAAAAGGGTAAGCTGCATAAATTCGTAGCTAATTGGGATGATCTAGAGTAAATAAATAGCAAGGAGCTATAAAAACGCAATGCATCTGGAACAGAGGATCATTGTCCAGAACAAGTTCAAGTATTCGCATTGCAAAAAAGACCGAAAATGAGAGTTTTCATTTTATGGAGCTGGTTAATTTTGACCATTTTTGGGTTGACATACGGATCGGGATCATCTAGTTCCACATCGTCTTCTGCAGTTTCTAGTTCGTCCGAATCCTCGTCTACCGGAGTCTCCAGTTCCACCTCGTCCACGGCTGTTTCTAGCTCCAGTTCTACTTCGTCCACGGCGGTTTCTAGTTCTACTGCGGCCACCGATCTCTCCAGTTCCACGTCCTCCAGTTCATCCAGTTCATCCAGTTCCTCCACCACTAATAGCCCCACCCCCAGTTCAACATCTTCAAGTTCCACTGAGTCCTCATCCGCGGCTCCTTCGGCAGAAACAAGTGCTCTAAGCAAAGATTCCTCCTCAACCGGGGTAACAAATACTGATACTGATACTGATACTGCGACTAACAAGAAAAAGGCGGCTAAGAGAAAGGCGGCTAGGAGAAAAGCGGCCAAAAGAAAGGCGGCCAAAAGAAAGGCGGCCAAAAAGAGGGCTGCCAAAAGGAAGGAAAGAAGAAGGAGAGCTCAAGAGCGAAAGCGTCAGAACCGACGATCCGCCTGAGAAATATCTTACAATTCTGAAATGGCAAGCTGATTTTATGGAATTGTTATTACATTAAACTTATAAATTGCAATTTATACAACAATAAAATCCCACAGTGCATTCCAAAAATGCCTTGGTCTTATATTTAAAGGGTTGggaattttataattttttttgtatatctGTTTAGTTTATGAAATGGTGATAACTGGTCTTTGCCAATGTCAATCACTaaaaatttttgccaaaaCCAATAAAATCAAAGGAACACCAATAGAGCAGCTATGTTTTAAACCTTCAACCTACAAGTTAGAAACTATACGCAGATGGCATTTATCATCTTGAGGATAGAAAGTCAATAATAAACAGTATTCAAGGGTGCTATCAACGAAAGCTTTTCAGTTTTGTATTATTCTTCTAATAACATAAGCACTGTTGGTAAAATGGAAGAATTAAAAAAGAACCGATAGTTGGCAAATTCTtaacaaacaatttttgtagAAACAGCTGCGTACATTTTGCCTATAATCGTTGGGTAGGAAGACCCACTATAAAAACCTTTGGAAAAGACGACATCACCATCAATCAACAAACCCCAGTCAGCAAATCCACAATGAGGACAGCCTCTATTATCTCCACCATCTTCGTCCTGGCAGCCTGCCTTCTGAGAAGCAGCGATGCGGTGACCTGCACCGCCGACCCCACTGTCGTAGGATGCATCAACTGCACCACCAATCCCACCAACGCAGAGTGCGTGGCCGAGGCAGCCGCTGCCGTCACCACCAGCACAACCACAGTGGCTCCAACAACGACTAGGAGCACCACCACGACCACCAGGGCTACACCCACCTCCTCGGGCGGAAACCGGAAGACCGTGCGCATAAGCGACCTAAACTACTCCGTCAACCGTCGCATCCGCCTCAACAGCACCACATCCCGATCCACCAATCGCAATCGCAGGACCAACGGAAGACGCACCACCAACAGGAACTCCAACCGCAGGAATAACAATGCCAGGCGGGGAAACTCCAGAAATAAACGGGGAAACGTTCGTGTATATGTtggttaaattttttaaatgactgtcaatcaattcaataaaaataaaaaagaacatAGTTCGAAAaaaggaaatttattttaaaacggGGAGACAGGCGTAGCTCGACGTAAATTTGAGCTGATACTCAAAAGATATATTCCCGACTTTCGCTCCCCAAAAAGAATGTGGCCAAAAAGAATgctatattttatatatattaaataaaatttataaaaatgtaattttacaACTTACCTAAAGTGATTATCGTAGGAAGATAAGAATAAATTATTTCTTAGGATATATTCcccaaaaaatttaaaaagcatACAATTCTTCTCagcattttattaaaatccaGTTTTTCAACCGATGGTAATAATGGTTCCTAAACTATGATAATAACGTATTCCTCTTCTCTCTTCACATTGATCTGCTCGAAATAATTTCGACGCCCTTGTTTTCCTTGGGTGGTGCCGTTGGTGTTTTTGCTCTGTCGGGTTCCATTGACGCGGATGCCACGAAGGTCCCCATAacgcaaattgtttttaagaAAGTTCTTCGTGGTG
This genomic interval carries:
- the LOC119563149 gene encoding salivary glue protein Sgs-3 — protein: MRTASIISTIFVLAACLLRSSDAVTCTADPTVVGCINCTTNPTNAECVAEAAAAVTTSTTTVAPTTTRSTTTTTRATPTSSGGNRKTVRISDLNYSVNRRIRLNSTTSRSTNRNRRTNGRRTTNRNSNRRNNNARRGNSRNKRGNVRVYVG